Proteins encoded together in one Terriglobus saanensis SP1PR4 window:
- a CDS encoding FlgD immunoglobulin-like domain containing protein, with protein MKRIFLSALLALLVASSSVAQNITSFTYTLSSSSRTSAGVFDSTGALIRTIWSNSSQPAGTYTQSWDGKDDDGVVAPASTSYTVKVLVNNVTYTWDGVIGNTENAWTTSTSIWDQLAYSPLSLRMTFANHGIWAAAGYSEGTANLIYINPASPNSPRPANNLYTSQNVAFMGIDNDGQFLYLSNAQVWTGQNFITKFDAITAAPATFSSGQTIIGPLAWPKIPMSAIALNTVHAPEAVAVQNDGSILAVAYPTASTINFFNKVTGEPYGTALAMTSPTSMGFTKAGLWVISGSTIYLVEDPGGANTLTTPLSNLSNPLFLTTNKINNHVYVLDGGTAQQAKEFDISHKLIRSYGQSGGYSDFNPTITNTKLLLDATATKGTPTPLGAWIAVSPTGEWWICDAGNAGRILHISSSNSYIDQIQFQPETYTVGIGQSAPTRLFRGTIEYVIDYTKPLLPGDPSAASGNGSWKMVRNWSVGAEGAHGSPAASYGPLPKFGLQNVELLRNGHYYGHLMTPEKTLYEVELPASGTVPLRFIKTLFSAREGDRTPLQPDGSLTKETITGSPSDRILTIAKSSLIGFDSSFNPLRTPFTTVTAIPYVTATAPNTSGGWGQMPPNQNTTSGVYPLYQTSPMAKAGFPHLAGAMAGHTFFLWKTHREKVLTLPDGVGSFPSSSGYGGHAGIAAQAVGNNIFASYDGQYATWGNQNFHYWEDGLMIGQFGVPEVARPRIPPPPFSAPLPPGNAGNIAQTRFVPYGGDVYMYMTAESGFTPVQRWHIANLSSIFELTASTTIGSSVTLHQATPSK; from the coding sequence ATGAAAAGAATCTTTCTTTCTGCGCTTCTCGCCCTCTTGGTCGCTTCATCTTCGGTGGCTCAAAACATCACGAGCTTTACGTATACACTCTCGTCCAGTTCAAGAACCAGCGCAGGAGTCTTCGATTCCACGGGCGCGTTGATACGAACGATTTGGTCGAACAGTTCGCAGCCCGCTGGTACATATACGCAGAGCTGGGATGGAAAAGATGATGATGGCGTTGTGGCTCCTGCCAGCACAAGCTATACGGTGAAGGTCCTGGTGAACAACGTCACGTACACTTGGGATGGCGTGATCGGCAACACAGAGAACGCCTGGACGACGAGCACGAGCATCTGGGACCAGTTGGCCTACTCACCTCTTTCGCTACGAATGACTTTTGCGAACCACGGTATCTGGGCGGCGGCTGGCTACTCCGAAGGCACGGCAAACCTGATTTATATCAATCCCGCATCTCCCAACTCTCCAAGGCCCGCGAATAATCTTTACACCTCTCAGAACGTGGCGTTCATGGGTATCGATAACGATGGACAGTTCCTGTACCTCTCCAACGCCCAAGTGTGGACGGGGCAAAACTTCATCACAAAGTTCGACGCGATCACCGCAGCGCCTGCAACCTTCAGCTCTGGTCAGACGATTATAGGTCCGCTGGCATGGCCCAAAATCCCCATGAGCGCCATCGCACTCAATACAGTCCACGCACCGGAGGCTGTGGCAGTACAAAACGATGGCTCGATCCTTGCCGTTGCTTATCCCACAGCGAGCACAATCAACTTCTTCAACAAGGTCACGGGTGAACCCTACGGAACGGCATTGGCAATGACCTCGCCTACGTCCATGGGATTTACCAAAGCTGGACTCTGGGTGATCTCCGGCTCAACGATCTACCTTGTGGAAGATCCCGGCGGAGCCAACACCCTCACGACGCCTCTTTCGAATCTATCCAATCCCCTCTTCCTCACGACGAACAAAATAAATAACCACGTCTACGTGCTCGATGGCGGAACGGCGCAGCAGGCGAAGGAGTTCGATATCAGCCATAAACTGATACGTTCATATGGCCAATCGGGCGGTTACTCTGATTTCAACCCAACAATAACCAACACGAAACTTCTGTTGGATGCCACTGCAACCAAGGGAACACCGACACCTCTGGGCGCATGGATTGCCGTGTCGCCGACCGGTGAGTGGTGGATCTGCGATGCCGGAAACGCCGGGCGCATCCTTCACATCTCGTCCTCAAACAGCTACATCGATCAGATTCAGTTCCAACCCGAGACTTACACGGTAGGCATTGGTCAGTCCGCTCCGACACGCCTATTTCGCGGAACGATTGAATACGTCATCGACTATACCAAGCCCCTGCTTCCCGGTGATCCATCCGCGGCTTCGGGAAACGGCTCCTGGAAGATGGTACGGAACTGGTCCGTCGGTGCTGAAGGTGCGCATGGTTCACCCGCGGCGAGTTACGGCCCCCTTCCGAAGTTTGGACTTCAGAACGTAGAGTTGTTGCGCAATGGGCATTACTACGGCCATCTTATGACGCCTGAGAAGACGCTCTACGAAGTAGAGCTGCCAGCATCGGGTACAGTGCCCCTCCGGTTCATCAAAACCTTATTTTCTGCCAGAGAGGGCGATCGAACCCCTTTACAGCCAGACGGAAGTCTTACGAAAGAGACGATCACCGGTTCCCCCTCGGACAGGATCCTCACTATCGCGAAATCGAGTCTCATCGGTTTTGACAGCAGCTTCAACCCCTTGCGAACACCGTTCACGACGGTTACGGCCATTCCATATGTGACCGCAACGGCACCGAATACCAGTGGAGGTTGGGGTCAAATGCCTCCGAATCAAAATACAACCTCGGGCGTCTATCCCCTCTATCAAACGTCGCCCATGGCGAAGGCAGGTTTCCCTCACCTCGCGGGAGCGATGGCCGGACATACTTTCTTCCTCTGGAAGACGCACAGGGAGAAAGTTCTAACACTCCCGGATGGCGTGGGAAGCTTTCCGAGTTCCTCCGGATACGGCGGACACGCAGGGATTGCGGCCCAGGCTGTTGGAAATAACATCTTTGCCAGCTACGACGGCCAGTACGCGACCTGGGGAAACCAAAACTTCCACTACTGGGAGGACGGCCTGATGATCGGCCAGTTTGGGGTGCCGGAAGTCGCCAGGCCGCGTATTCCCCCTCCCCCCTTCTCAGCGCCTTTACCGCCAGGAAATGCCGGCAATATCGCGCAGACGCGCTTTGTTCCTTACGGCGGAGACGTCTATATGTACATGACGGCAGAGAGTGGATTCACCCCCGTTCAGAGATGGCACATTGCAAACCTATCTTCCATCTTCGAGTTGACCGCATCGACAACAATTGGATCTTCCGTCACATTGCACCAGGCCACGCCCTCAAAATAA
- a CDS encoding glycosyltransferase family 2 protein, with amino-acid sequence MFLGIRKTFDPLGICRCEKQLWIPSAQGIQATAFVIREMEHERIRLAGAHIHRQEKLMSGNTVSVCIPTRHRSDLLTEAILSCLAQTRLPDAILIADDSEDSVTEETVAKLQETTPVPIQYRRNSPPLGQNENTNSLFDRATTTHLILLHDDDWLLPNAIGDLLNCWMEYPNLTAAYGKQYVASHDGTIDVSRSHGLNTAYHRTSERAGLQPRSWEVGILQQFPNDCYMVKSDVARAVRWRAVSEVGDGGDFDFGLRMGLQNDGFFFLDTYTAKYRETASGSISASDSSDTALSSYRVLRQMNLPEGAEKLRDLKMKNLAPRAMMQAIKLGRKKEAAQIYFSKHHGRRAFTLGGIRRLLLLLS; translated from the coding sequence ATGTTCCTTGGAATAAGGAAAACCTTTGACCCTTTGGGGATTTGTAGATGTGAAAAACAGCTCTGGATACCCTCGGCACAAGGCATACAGGCAACGGCGTTCGTGATCCGAGAGATGGAACATGAGAGAATCCGGTTAGCTGGAGCTCATATTCATCGGCAGGAGAAACTGATGTCCGGTAACACCGTAAGCGTCTGCATTCCGACCCGGCACCGCTCTGACTTGTTGACAGAGGCCATCTTGTCCTGCCTCGCTCAAACAAGGCTCCCCGACGCGATCCTTATCGCGGATGATTCCGAAGATAGCGTCACAGAAGAGACCGTGGCAAAGCTGCAAGAGACTACGCCGGTGCCCATCCAATATCGACGCAACTCACCTCCGCTCGGTCAGAATGAGAATACGAACTCTCTTTTCGACCGTGCCACCACCACGCATCTTATTCTTCTGCACGACGATGATTGGTTACTACCAAACGCCATCGGAGATTTGCTTAATTGCTGGATGGAATACCCTAACCTGACCGCGGCCTACGGGAAGCAATATGTCGCCTCGCATGATGGGACGATCGACGTGTCGCGATCCCATGGCCTGAATACCGCATATCATCGAACATCGGAAAGGGCTGGATTGCAGCCACGTTCCTGGGAAGTGGGTATCCTTCAACAATTTCCAAACGACTGCTACATGGTAAAAAGCGACGTGGCTCGGGCTGTTCGATGGAGGGCGGTTTCCGAGGTCGGAGATGGAGGCGATTTTGACTTCGGCCTACGGATGGGTCTGCAAAATGACGGATTCTTTTTTCTGGATACATACACCGCCAAATACCGTGAAACCGCCAGTGGATCCATCTCTGCCTCCGATTCATCGGACACGGCCTTGTCGTCCTATCGCGTTCTGCGGCAAATGAATCTGCCGGAAGGTGCTGAGAAGCTTCGGGATTTGAAAATGAAGAACCTGGCTCCCAGAGCCATGATGCAGGCCATCAAGCTGGGCAGAAAAAAAGAAGCTGCTCAGATTTACTTCTCGAAGCACCACGGACGCCGAGCATTCACCTTAGGCGGCATCCGCAGGCTACTTCTGCTTCTCTCTTGA
- a CDS encoding Ig-like domain-containing protein, with product MDVRRGLVAVSILVFSALMLIYCSFGNKVASAQVVLKANLPTGTGANGSNYNYQVLPGSQRQISVKLTGGTVNLVNWSVSSSTGGATAVLDRGSNAIGVTNVTIGPTAGSCTVSGTLGAYSVNSPATVTVQAQSVDDPSQVASFLFKVCAPTTTVKISPGYQQAYIGQPVELQSFVIGNTNEAGTWTITSNPKNAGKILDNNKRDTVFSATAVGRYALTYTSAADPTKTSTAYVYVAGPQPSYGLVTANLTMAVPCATDPAFTGKTYDVGPSQPYKTINAVPFTTWSPGSIVRIHNEDTTGRSPTTYHETARIAGQGTASQPLMFCGVPDGTGQLPVMDGANSTSAVGNTGSQEYAIINVWGPNGYHATYTAGSNGPDYTIVSGIRIINGRNTYSFTPAGTTGTQAFNDFCSGIRVKNGQFVTLIGNDIQNDGNGIFIQNNSAGGFSQVTLFTTIRGNRIRDAGISGGPGINNAGSHGIYTQAYYPVIEANRIESLVLNSGGDLIKDRGLESIHRYNYAVTSEGGYLVGMESATDAQPYNAFEPWLGGTGETTCSNATYCDYENTITADQVAAFSESLEKIYMYGNIYSSRANQFLANFKLSDSGGAEGYVWSNQTEMGDHLGTTYFYQNTVDSPPYAVFGTLSGANNGSDPDQQPLKPTVFAANNIFYLPKTGSVSIFSLTRNASIVGKWQTNLFNKGTVDNTLPINGKPATNLTSVLGWQNWNDNLQYPGALPINGHNSGITPAGTGNFLETDKQNHQPYNPVTYAPVAGAGATGKGTPITDPSASLLPVRFQYIVDTGALIPRTTLTTIGAVDTGNQPSLTSIAVRPDTTSFLSQTGTCNYGPAAFDYPGACLPSRMGAFYTPIPLRVLGTFSDGSTVDVSPLVAFSNSNLTFYGNSAFTMNDFAPVKGLISASLNNFTIQIPYAFDGATAPAAPTATITSVVLAPSSLTLTAGGNAQLTARALYNDGSSAACSASSWTSSQPRIASVSNAGVITAMGPGTASVTAACGSIVSSPATLTVNAAQRTITSVNIVPGTVALTVGGTSQLVAMATYSDSSVASCAVSSWTSIQPLIASVSGGGTVVAIAKGTASITAVCGNVGSTPAIVTVSPPKPTITSVHLKPGALTLTVGGTSGMSATATYSDSSTASCSPSSWTSSKPLIASVSGGGAVTAISKGTAFVTAVCSDVSSVPATITVNPPAPTITSVSITPGSLALTVGGTSQLTTTATYSDASVASCAPSSWTSAKPLIAFVSGGGTVAAIAKGTASVTAICSNVSSAPAIITVSPPKPTITLVTLTPSALVLTVGGTSQLTATATYSDASMAACSPSAWTSLQPLIASVSGSGALTAIAKGTASITAVCGNIGSVPAIVTVSPPKPTITSVNIAPGALALTVGGTSQLLATATYSDASTASCSPSWTSAQPLIASVSSGGAVSAIAKGTASIIAVCGNISSSPAIITVSLPKPTITSVNITPGALALTVSGTSQLVATATYSDTSVAACSHGTWTSAQPLISSVSSGGTVTAIAKGTASITAACENVSSAPAIVTVSPPTPTITSVNITPGSLALTIGDVSQLVATATYSDASTSSCSHTTWTSIQPLIASVSGGGAVTAIAKGTASVTAVCSNVSSAPAVITVSPPKPIITSVSITPSALTLTVGDTSQLVATATYSDATTSACTTTWSSSIPSKASVSGSGLITAIAKGTTVVSVTCNNIASAPVAVTVSATKPTVASVMVTPGSLALTVGDTSALMATETFSDSTTATCTATSWNSSTPLMASISTSGLVTAIAKGTAVVTAVCDSVASPPVAVTVSPAKATITAVRLTPSSVTLNIGAVAQLTATATYSDGSTAVCSTPTWNSTAPLLASVSSSGLVAAISAGTITVSAVCGGITSSPAALIVSSAAPTVTSITITPATTMMELGTDLPLVATAIYSDTTTKVCTTVTWLSSSPDIATVSNIGLVSAVAVGNTNLTATCQGLTSPPSNIQVQVVPITHWNIHPAL from the coding sequence ATGGATGTTCGCAGAGGTTTAGTCGCTGTAAGCATTTTAGTGTTTTCTGCTTTGATGCTGATCTACTGCTCTTTTGGCAACAAGGTCGCCTCCGCTCAAGTAGTGTTGAAAGCAAACCTGCCCACGGGCACGGGCGCCAATGGATCCAACTACAACTATCAGGTCCTGCCAGGATCTCAGCGACAAATTAGCGTCAAGCTCACGGGTGGCACGGTCAATCTTGTGAACTGGTCTGTCAGCTCCAGCACAGGCGGCGCAACGGCCGTTCTGGACAGGGGTTCGAATGCAATCGGCGTGACGAACGTAACGATCGGTCCCACCGCTGGCTCTTGCACCGTGAGCGGAACGCTCGGCGCCTACAGCGTGAATTCTCCCGCAACGGTGACAGTCCAGGCGCAGTCCGTCGATGATCCTTCCCAGGTAGCCAGCTTTCTGTTCAAGGTCTGTGCACCTACGACAACCGTCAAGATCTCCCCTGGATACCAGCAGGCATACATCGGACAGCCCGTGGAGCTACAGAGTTTTGTAATCGGCAACACGAACGAAGCTGGCACCTGGACGATCACGTCGAATCCAAAAAACGCCGGTAAGATTCTGGACAACAACAAGCGGGATACTGTCTTTTCTGCCACCGCTGTGGGACGCTATGCTCTCACCTATACCAGCGCCGCAGATCCCACGAAAACATCGACGGCCTATGTCTACGTCGCAGGGCCGCAGCCATCCTACGGCCTCGTCACAGCGAACCTTACGATGGCGGTTCCGTGCGCTACTGACCCGGCCTTTACAGGAAAGACATATGACGTAGGACCGTCACAACCTTATAAAACCATCAATGCTGTTCCGTTTACGACATGGAGTCCTGGCTCGATCGTACGCATTCACAACGAAGATACAACCGGCCGCTCTCCTACTACCTACCACGAGACCGCTCGCATCGCTGGACAAGGGACAGCCTCACAGCCGCTCATGTTCTGCGGTGTGCCCGATGGAACGGGTCAACTCCCCGTCATGGACGGCGCCAACTCTACTTCCGCAGTCGGCAACACGGGAAGCCAGGAGTACGCGATCATTAATGTATGGGGACCGAATGGATATCACGCTACCTATACCGCAGGCTCGAATGGGCCGGATTACACGATCGTTTCCGGAATTCGCATTATCAATGGAAGAAACACTTATTCCTTTACACCGGCAGGAACCACAGGCACCCAGGCCTTCAACGATTTCTGCTCTGGCATCCGCGTAAAAAATGGGCAATTTGTCACACTGATTGGCAATGATATTCAGAACGACGGAAACGGCATTTTTATCCAGAACAACTCTGCTGGGGGATTCAGCCAGGTAACACTCTTCACCACCATTCGCGGAAACCGAATTCGAGACGCTGGAATCTCCGGTGGACCGGGAATCAATAACGCTGGCAGTCACGGAATTTACACCCAGGCGTACTATCCCGTGATTGAAGCAAATCGCATTGAAAGTCTGGTTCTAAACTCAGGCGGAGATCTGATCAAAGATCGCGGTCTCGAATCCATCCATCGTTACAACTATGCTGTAACAAGTGAGGGAGGCTACCTTGTCGGCATGGAATCTGCAACCGATGCCCAACCTTACAATGCGTTCGAGCCGTGGCTTGGTGGAACGGGAGAAACAACCTGCAGTAACGCGACCTACTGCGATTACGAAAACACCATCACTGCCGATCAAGTTGCTGCTTTTTCGGAAAGCCTCGAAAAGATTTACATGTATGGCAACATCTACTCCAGCCGAGCTAACCAGTTTCTCGCAAATTTCAAGCTATCTGACTCTGGCGGTGCCGAAGGTTACGTGTGGTCGAACCAGACGGAGATGGGCGACCATCTGGGAACCACTTATTTCTATCAGAACACCGTAGATAGTCCCCCCTATGCTGTCTTTGGCACGCTTTCAGGTGCGAATAACGGGAGCGATCCTGACCAGCAGCCCCTGAAGCCGACGGTCTTCGCCGCAAACAACATCTTCTATCTCCCGAAGACGGGTAGTGTCTCCATCTTCTCTCTCACGCGAAACGCGTCGATCGTCGGCAAGTGGCAGACGAACCTTTTCAACAAGGGCACTGTCGATAACACGCTTCCAATCAACGGAAAGCCCGCGACAAACCTGACCTCCGTCTTGGGATGGCAAAACTGGAATGACAACCTGCAATATCCAGGTGCTTTGCCTATCAATGGACACAACTCAGGCATTACACCTGCTGGAACCGGGAACTTTCTGGAAACGGATAAGCAGAATCACCAACCCTACAATCCAGTGACCTACGCTCCCGTTGCTGGCGCAGGAGCAACGGGTAAAGGAACACCCATCACGGATCCTTCAGCATCTCTCTTGCCAGTCCGCTTTCAGTACATCGTGGATACAGGGGCGTTGATTCCACGTACAACACTTACCACGATCGGCGCCGTCGATACCGGCAACCAGCCTTCGCTTACTTCTATCGCCGTGCGGCCAGATACAACAAGTTTCCTAAGCCAGACTGGAACCTGCAACTACGGGCCAGCTGCTTTCGATTATCCAGGAGCATGCCTGCCCAGCAGGATGGGGGCTTTCTACACGCCCATTCCTTTGCGAGTTCTAGGCACTTTTTCAGATGGCTCCACTGTTGATGTTTCGCCCCTGGTAGCTTTCTCCAATTCGAACCTTACGTTCTACGGCAACAGTGCATTCACCATGAACGATTTTGCACCGGTGAAAGGACTGATTTCAGCCTCTCTCAATAATTTCACAATCCAGATTCCCTATGCTTTTGATGGAGCCACTGCTCCCGCTGCACCGACAGCCACAATCACCTCTGTGGTGCTCGCTCCCAGCTCACTCACCCTGACCGCAGGCGGAAACGCTCAACTCACCGCTCGCGCACTCTATAATGATGGCTCTTCGGCGGCTTGCTCGGCCAGCTCGTGGACTTCCTCCCAACCTCGAATAGCCTCCGTCTCCAATGCGGGTGTAATCACCGCAATGGGACCGGGAACGGCGTCTGTGACGGCAGCTTGTGGCAGTATCGTAAGCTCCCCCGCAACACTAACCGTCAACGCGGCCCAGCGCACGATTACGTCCGTCAACATCGTCCCAGGCACCGTCGCGCTGACAGTCGGCGGCACATCCCAACTGGTGGCTATGGCAACCTATAGCGACAGCTCCGTGGCTTCATGCGCAGTTAGCTCCTGGACTTCTATCCAACCACTGATCGCCTCTGTCTCCGGTGGCGGTACTGTCGTTGCGATCGCCAAAGGAACGGCCTCCATCACGGCAGTCTGCGGCAACGTAGGGAGTACGCCCGCGATCGTCACGGTGAGTCCGCCCAAACCAACAATCACTTCGGTCCACCTCAAACCTGGCGCCCTGACACTGACCGTCGGTGGTACATCCGGCATGTCCGCAACAGCGACGTACAGTGACTCCTCGACGGCATCGTGCTCACCCAGTTCCTGGACCTCCTCCAAGCCGCTCATCGCCTCTGTATCCGGTGGTGGAGCTGTCACTGCGATCTCCAAGGGAACGGCCTTTGTCACCGCAGTCTGCAGCGATGTAAGCAGTGTGCCAGCGACTATAACGGTCAATCCGCCCGCACCAACCATTACTTCCGTCTCCATCACTCCCGGCTCTCTCGCACTGACCGTCGGCGGCACCTCACAGCTCACGACCACAGCCACCTACAGTGACGCCTCTGTAGCATCCTGCGCGCCCAGCTCCTGGACCTCCGCTAAGCCGCTCATCGCCTTTGTATCCGGTGGGGGCACTGTCGCGGCAATCGCTAAAGGAACAGCTTCCGTCACCGCAATCTGCAGCAATGTGAGCAGTGCACCTGCCATCATTACGGTTAGCCCGCCCAAACCAACGATTACTTTAGTCACCCTCACGCCCAGTGCTCTTGTGCTAACGGTGGGCGGTACATCGCAGCTCACGGCCACGGCAACCTACAGCGATGCTTCCATGGCGGCTTGCTCACCCAGCGCCTGGACTTCTCTACAACCACTCATTGCATCGGTTTCCGGCTCAGGTGCCCTTACTGCAATCGCCAAGGGAACGGCTTCCATCACCGCGGTCTGCGGCAACATAGGGAGCGTACCCGCCATCGTGACGGTCAGCCCTCCGAAACCAACCATTACTTCCGTCAACATCGCACCGGGCGCTCTCGCACTGACAGTCGGCGGCACATCCCAACTCCTAGCTACAGCAACTTATAGCGATGCCTCGACTGCATCGTGCTCACCCAGTTGGACCTCGGCACAACCTCTCATCGCGTCTGTGTCAAGTGGCGGTGCTGTCTCCGCGATTGCCAAGGGAACAGCTTCCATCATCGCGGTCTGCGGCAATATAAGCAGTTCACCCGCCATCATCACGGTCAGCCTGCCAAAGCCAACCATCACCTCGGTCAACATCACGCCAGGCGCTCTCGCATTGACCGTCAGTGGCACATCCCAACTGGTGGCCACAGCCACCTACAGTGACACTTCCGTAGCGGCATGCTCCCACGGCACCTGGACCTCCGCTCAGCCCCTTATCTCATCCGTATCTAGTGGTGGTACGGTCACTGCAATCGCTAAGGGAACGGCCTCCATCACTGCAGCCTGCGAGAACGTAAGCAGTGCGCCCGCCATCGTCACGGTCAGTCCGCCCACACCAACCATCACCTCGGTTAACATCACGCCGGGCTCTCTTGCACTGACAATCGGCGATGTCTCACAACTGGTGGCCACAGCAACCTACAGCGATGCCTCGACGTCGTCATGCTCTCATACCACTTGGACGTCCATCCAGCCCCTCATAGCATCTGTCTCCGGTGGAGGCGCTGTCACTGCAATCGCCAAAGGAACGGCTTCCGTCACGGCGGTCTGCAGCAACGTAAGTAGCGCGCCCGCCGTCATCACGGTCAGCCCGCCCAAACCAATCATCACCTCGGTCTCGATCACACCGTCTGCCCTCACCCTGACGGTTGGCGATACTTCCCAACTCGTGGCCACGGCAACGTATAGTGATGCCACCACATCCGCATGCACGACGACCTGGAGTTCGAGCATCCCCTCCAAAGCCTCCGTTTCCGGTTCTGGTCTCATCACCGCAATTGCAAAGGGGACAACCGTTGTGTCGGTGACCTGCAATAACATAGCCAGCGCGCCCGTTGCGGTGACGGTCAGCGCAACAAAGCCAACCGTCGCCTCGGTCATGGTCACGCCAGGCTCTCTGGCACTAACGGTCGGTGATACCTCCGCGCTCATGGCCACGGAAACTTTTAGCGACTCCACCACGGCCACCTGCACAGCGACGTCGTGGAACTCAAGCACGCCGCTCATGGCCTCTATATCCACCTCCGGCTTGGTTACCGCAATCGCGAAAGGAACTGCTGTCGTAACGGCAGTCTGCGATAGCGTCGCCAGCCCACCCGTAGCGGTAACGGTCAGCCCGGCAAAGGCGACGATCACTGCCGTCCGCCTCACACCGAGTTCGGTAACTCTGAATATCGGAGCGGTTGCCCAGTTGACCGCGACGGCTACCTATAGCGACGGATCGACTGCCGTCTGCAGCACACCTACGTGGAACTCCACCGCCCCACTTCTCGCTTCCGTCTCCAGCTCTGGCTTAGTCGCAGCGATCAGTGCTGGAACGATCACCGTCTCCGCAGTCTGCGGCGGCATCACGAGTTCACCAGCCGCTCTCATCGTAAGCAGCGCAGCCCCCACAGTGACTTCCATCACGATTACGCCAGCAACGACGATGATGGAACTTGGGACGGACCTTCCTCTTGTAGCCACTGCGATCTATTCGGATACAACGACCAAGGTGTGCACTACAGTGACATGGCTGAGCAGCTCACCCGACATCGCCACAGTCTCCAATATTGGTCTGGTAAGCGCAGTTGCAGTGGGCAACACGAATCTCACCGCCACATGCCAGGGACTGACCAGTCCACCAAGCAACATTCAGGTCCAGGTCGTTCCCATCACACACTGGAACATACACCCGGCTCTCTAG
- the rocD gene encoding ornithine--oxo-acid transaminase gives MLIEEYVAMEKEYGANNYRPLDVVIERASGVWFYDTEGKRYLDCLAAYSAVNQGHCHPKIMAALIEQAQYVTLTSRAFRNVQLPLFYKELHDLTGFEMALPMNSGTEAVETALKAARKWGYQIKGIPENQAEIIVCSNNFHGRTISIVSFSTEEQYRHDFGPFLPGFKIIPFGDAEALRAAITPNTCAFLVEPIQGEAGIIIPPAGYLNEVASICREKNVLLMVDEIQSGLGRTGKLFAYMHDGITPDLVILGKALSGGYYPVSAVLSSKEILGLFHPGDHGSTFGGNPLACAVARAALCVLVEENLTERSAELGAFFLEKLSSIKSPLVESIRGRGLWIAIELTASARPLCEALKERGILCKETHDKVIRLAPPLTITQEEIAWAAEIIREVIEESSQAL, from the coding sequence GTGCTGATCGAAGAATATGTAGCCATGGAAAAAGAGTATGGCGCGAATAACTATCGCCCACTCGATGTCGTCATTGAACGCGCGTCCGGGGTCTGGTTTTACGATACGGAGGGCAAGCGCTATCTTGACTGTCTCGCTGCATACTCGGCGGTCAATCAGGGCCATTGCCATCCCAAGATTATGGCTGCTCTGATCGAACAGGCTCAGTATGTCACCCTGACTTCGCGAGCCTTTCGTAATGTTCAGTTGCCTCTTTTTTACAAAGAGCTGCATGACCTGACCGGCTTCGAGATGGCCCTTCCTATGAACTCCGGAACGGAAGCGGTAGAGACCGCTCTTAAAGCCGCGCGGAAGTGGGGATATCAGATCAAGGGTATACCGGAGAACCAGGCGGAGATCATCGTCTGTTCCAACAACTTCCATGGACGCACGATCTCTATCGTCAGCTTCTCAACGGAAGAGCAGTATCGCCACGACTTCGGTCCCTTCCTGCCCGGTTTCAAGATCATTCCTTTTGGCGACGCTGAAGCTCTGCGCGCCGCCATTACTCCAAACACCTGCGCTTTTCTTGTGGAGCCAATTCAAGGAGAAGCCGGAATCATTATTCCTCCCGCGGGATATTTGAATGAGGTCGCTTCGATCTGCAGAGAGAAGAATGTTCTCCTGATGGTCGATGAGATCCAGTCAGGACTTGGAAGGACGGGAAAGCTCTTCGCTTACATGCACGATGGCATCACACCGGATCTGGTCATTTTAGGGAAGGCATTGTCGGGAGGATATTATCCAGTCTCTGCCGTTCTGTCCTCTAAGGAGATCCTCGGTCTCTTTCACCCTGGAGATCATGGCAGCACCTTCGGAGGCAATCCTCTCGCGTGTGCGGTAGCGCGCGCCGCATTGTGCGTTCTGGTGGAAGAGAATCTCACAGAGCGGTCTGCTGAACTTGGCGCATTCTTCTTGGAAAAGCTTTCCTCCATTAAGAGCCCGCTGGTCGAATCGATTCGAGGACGCGGTCTGTGGATCGCCATCGAACTGACGGCCTCGGCGCGTCCTCTCTGCGAGGCACTTAAGGAGAGAGGCATTTTGTGCAAGGAAACACACGACAAGGTGATTCGTCTTGCTCCTCCTTTGACCATTACTCAGGAAGAGATCGCCTGGGCTGCGGAGATTATCCGAGAGGTGATCGAGGAATCATCGCAAGCTCTCTAG